One Gossypium hirsutum isolate 1008001.06 chromosome A08, Gossypium_hirsutum_v2.1, whole genome shotgun sequence genomic window, atttttcgagaTAATTACAATAATcactatttatttcatttcatttttgagGGACTTTGGTTTGAGCCTGGCTGCtacaataattcttttaattttctaatataaatataataatcactatttattttattttatttttgaggtATTTGGTCTTGAGTATGGTGTTgcagttttttttagttttacgaGAAAATTATAATAATcactaattattttatttcattttcgagGAACTTGAGCTTGAGTATGGTACTgtaatatttagtttttttttaatttttttgagatgGTTATAATAATAACTATTTATTTCATTTCGTTTTCTGGGCACTTGAACTTGAGTATGAtgctgtaaattttttttttagaataattataatacattatttatttcatttcattttatttttgggaaATTTGGGCTTGAATTTAGGGCtgcaataaatatttttttaattttctgggataattataataatcactttttatttcatttcatttttaggGCACTTCGACTTGAGTCTATACtgcaataatttatttttaatcaagaaaattataataataactatttatttcatttcatttttaggGACTGGGGTTTGAGTATGGTGCTGTGAAAAGTTTATTTGTTTaggataattataataataactatttattttgtttcatttcattttcaatgaATTTGGTATTCAACATGGTACtgcaataaaattttaaaattttctagataattataataataactatttattttatttcattttcaagaCACTTGAGTTGGAGTATGgtgatgtaaaattttttattttttaagataaatataataatcactatttatttcattttattttgggAATTTAGGCTTGAGTCTGTGACtgcaataaatttttttaattttcagatataattataataactagtttttttttttaatttcactttcGATGCATTTGggtttgagtctagttttgtttttcttttccaagaaaattataaaaatcattattTATTTCTCTTCATGTTTAGGACCCTTGGACTTGAGTCTTATGctgcaacaatttttttttggggataattataataatcactatttatttcatttcatttgcaAGGCACTTGGACTTGGTCAATTGCtgcaatatatttattaaaatttctggaataattataataattactatttatttcatttcattttcaaggCATTTGGGCTTAAGTCTAGTGCTATAGTGCTATAGTAATATTCTTTTTTGTTTTGCAAGTCCACCTCTTCTTAGGCTATACAGCTTTGGCCATCTCGGCCTGCCCTGATTCTCTTCAAACTATATTAATAGTCACCcaattatagttttttttcttttttggttacccaattattagtaaattttttttgtggTCACTCATCTATCTTggttttttaggtgttttcattttTTATGGTAGCTCATTGGTGactaaaaagacaaaattgaatatttggatgacatttttgtaactttttatagttaggaaaccaaaaaagaaatttactagtaattgaatgaccaatttgtgaatttttataatttgattaccaaaaaataaaaaatcataattggATGACATCTACATTAGTTTACTTAATTTTCTATAATATATGAAGTATTCTATATCATACGCATTTCATATTAGACCCAAAACTGAAATCCAAGTAACAATTTTATCAGGCCCAATAAAAGGCCTATAAGTAGTAGTTATAGGCCCAATAGCTCTTAATTAATTTCTTCCttactttttccatttctttttgtCGTTAAACGAATGGAAGTAGAATTCAAATTACGACTTTGAAGAAATTAGAATAACCGGGCGAAACAAAACAATTTCTTCAAAACGTTTTCTCTTTCCAGAAAATTCACGCCAAAAAAGGAATATACAtgtattctctctctctctctctctcgattGATTTTATAATAACCGATTTGAAATTTTGAGGCTTAATCTGCTGTTTTCTCGAGAAAATtctctttctctatttttttttaatttattctttcaGCAGGGGTGAAAAGTTGAAGTCAGAAATTATCTTTTCTGTTTTGTTGCTTTCCGTAAGCTTTCATATATTCTCAGATCTTAGGATGTTTCAACTTTAGCTTTGTTTCTAAATGCTATGAACTTTCTTTATGTTGTTCCAAATCTTCCGAATAAAGCAATAAATTTAGTTATGAATTGTTTACATACATtttttaaactttgaaatttcatcatATATGTACTGTTCCATAGTTGGTAATGACTTTATTGACTTAGGATTTGATACTGACGTCTTTTTacttgaaaataataattattcaggATTTTATTGTTGGAACTGAAGATTTGAGTTGATGGCGAGGATCAAACCACAAGCTTTGCTACAACAAAGCAAAAAGAAGAAAGGGCCAGCTCGAATCAGTGTTATAACAATTATACTCTATAGTTTGATTGTTGTTGTGACTGTGTTTTTTCTCTATGCTACGTACAGACATTGGTCTCAAAGGTGAGTTGCAATTTTTGTATTGGCTATAATTGGAAATAATAAGAATGGGATTTGGTGCTGCAATGTTTGTAAACTATATTATTTTCTCGAAAATAATGTTGATTTATTTGTTGTACTGCATGAACTGCTAATTCCAGAGAAGGAAATCTAGGAATGGAACTGCTTGTGGAGAATAAATTAGGGTTAATGTTTCTTATTTGATGGAATTTGACCCAGTTTTCTTGTCTTTAGGTCAAGAACTCAAATTGAGTACAGGCAATCAGTTTTTAAGGTACACTCTTCatagaaatttgtttatttattctatAATGGGTTTCTTGATAGTCTTTGCCCAATATCTATATATCATCCTTTTAGGACATTTCAAGGCTACTTTTTGCCGTTATTGTTTGCATATGTATCCATAGTTTACATGCTTTACACTACGAGGAAGTTCTCCTTTTGTCTTTATTGTTTATTCGGATATTCTATATTGACTCTGGCTGCCTGTGACTGGTAGGGTGACACTGACAACTCTTTCGTGGATTTGAAGAAATCTGATCTCCCTGGATATGCTGTAGGTTTCCTTACTTGGCAAGCTCTCTTTGATTAGTGCTTTATGCCCAAGTGAATAATGTCTACTCTTTGTTCTACTTGCCTGGAATGTGCTGTGCTTAGTTTCAGGAAACGATGTTGTAAAACGGAACATGAATGATTGACTTatagtttgattttcttttcctGTGCAAATAACTTGCAGATACTTGCTTCTCTGAGTACATGAATTTATTAAAAAGACATTAAgaaacaatttctatttttatgctaTTACTTGTAATTGCAGCATCTATTAAGAAAACATAAATCTATAATATGTCTCTTAGGAGAAAAAGAACTCTTTCTTGTTTAGACCTTCCTTAGAGAatcaattttatcttataatcttAACAGGTTGGCTGGGATGTTCACTGACTAGTTGATCTTGGTTTTAGGCTTGTACATTTGAATCCTATTTGAGTTTTATCTACTGACTTGACTCTTTTTCCCCCCTTCTATGACTAGATTTTAGATACTGCAAAAGGCTCTATAACTGTGGAGCTCTTCAAGGACAATTTTCCTGAGGTTGTTGATCAATTCCTTGATTTATGGTAAGTGTAATGATGGATTTTCTTTATGTAGAACTATCATAAAATTCAACAAGGTAAATATTTGATCGGAAATAAGGATATAGATAGAGCTGATTAGATCCTGCTTGTGGAAGAGTCAAAAATACATTGATTCATTTTCTGTATATCACATTCCCCTTTATTCAGAATTACCTTCTGCTTTCTGCCATACATATCGAGGAAGCATGAGAAATTTATCAATATCATGTTAACTAGTAGCCACCATGCTGAACGTTTGGTTTAAGCTGCAAATCCATTTTAAGGAATTAATGTAGGAGTCTCCATCTAGTTCATGTTCTGTTCTAACTCAAGTTTAGCCTTTCATTTATTGTTTTATCTGGCATCTTTGGGCATAGAACGGTTTGACCATTTGTTTGTACTTTCAAGTTGGCGTGGGTGATAGATGTGCAAAATGCATGGTttgttaatttgaataattgtatAATCAAGCATCCAACTACCTCTAGGAAGTGCTGGATTTtcgttcttttctttttatttttaaatacacatCTTCCCTTCCTCTAGCTGAACATGGTGTGCATCTGAATGTTGTTAACCTGTGTAAAGGAACAAAATGTGCATTCAAAAGTCATCCTCACTATCATGAATCGATTTATCTGCAGTCACAAAGGGCACTTCAATGGAATGCTTTTTCGCCATGTTATAAAGCACTATGTTATTCAAGCTGGGGATAGTGACAAGCTGGAAGCAGCCGAGGACTGGACTTTGAAAGGAAAGCATTACAGCCAACTTGATACCAGGTTAGTACATTGGTGATTAAACTAATTTTGCCCCATTACTTTACCATCCTGTCAAAGGGCAGGCAATGCATGCTTTTTAATAATGTTGTGATGTTCTTCCAGTTTGAAGCATGAAGCATTCATGCTTGGAACTTCTAAGAAGAAGCATGATAATGGAGCATTTGAGCTTTTCATCACAACTGCACCAATCCCAGATCTAAATGAGAAGCTTATTGTGTTTGGGAAGGTCGTTAAGGGAGAGGATATTGTTCAGGTAGCAAACAAACTtcaatttctttcctttcttcttctttggtTACTAATTACATGTTTCATACTATCTCTCTTTCATGTGTGTCATGTACCTAAGAAGTTGCACTTAGattatatcttttgtgttttgcaattttttttgctCAGGAAATCGAAGAAGTGGATACAGATGAGCATTATAGGCCTAAATCTTCAATAGCGATCCGCAGTGTGACTCTGAAACAAAGCGTCTAAAATCAAACACAAGCAAAGAAGTTTTTCACCACTGTCATTCCAAACATAGTTTCAGCGCCATCAGTAAAAATGGGTCAGAAGAAATATAGTGCATTCCTTCTTGTACTTTATACATTATTGTGGCTGGCATTACTCAAGGTCCATTGGCCAGGCTTCTTGGAAATTAGTCTGGTTACACTTTTGGTTTTCCTTTTTCTGCTATCATACTATATTGTTTTCATTTCTTCTCTTGGAATTTGTTTGTAAGTCTGTTTTAATATGCTAATGGACATTGTATTTGTAATCTAGTATAATCAGCTGGATAAGAGGCAACTTACAAGTCCAGTTTCTGGTCGCCATCAGTGTTCCTTTTTCTTGCCTCGTGTTTAGGACCCTGTGTTGATGCTCATTTTGGTAGATCAATTTTTTGGTCAGATCTTATAATTATCCCAAATTAGCAGCCAATGATAGGCGTCAGAATCAACACAATGGTTGTTCTACAGAATCTTGCAATACTCAGCGAGTACCAATGCCCAGCCGTAGTTTCAGGATTTATCTCTGCTTCCATATGCTTCAATAGCAAGTCAATACAATGTTTCTTTACTAAGGGAACCATAAAACTCTCCTGAACCCTTAGTAATGAAGACAAGTTCAGGTACCTCAATCGTGTGCCCCCTGATGGTTGGATTATAAAATTGAGGAAATTCAAAGGAATAAGAAGGATGAAATGTCCAAAGGCATAAATCATGTACAACACCTTGATTCAGATTTCCCTACTTCAATATCATTCTGCTTTCCAACAATCAAACGCCATACAAACACTGTGCACTAGGCAACGCACTGTATGCACCAGGAGTACaggtaaagaaagaaagaaagaaaaaagaataacaaTCATAACTGGTATTTATAACCAAACAATTTATTATAAACTAATTAATTTGTAGTCATCCTTAAAGAAATAGCATCTAAACCTAAATTTAAAGTTCAAATCTCAATAACTACAAATCCTTTTAACTTATTATAGATTATGACATTTCTTAGTAAAGAAAACCTTAAAACTGTCTACAATTCCCATAAAGCATATGTGAGATCCATCAATCACAATTCTTTCTTCTTTTACCTTTTCCTCTTATGATGATCACATTGCTGTTTGCTTTATTCATGATAGTCATGGAATGGCTATGCAATTTAGTGTCATTGAAAGACCTATTCTTCCGAAAGATTACACTGCAATTACTTGAAATTGTTATCAACTCTATCAACTAACTAAAGATACTCCTTAAACAAGAACAGATGGAGAAGGAAAGTTAGAGAAATATAAATATGAAGAAAATCAAATTCTAGaaccaaaatataaaatacaGACAGGACCTATAACTGAATAAAAAGCAGAAAgaggacttactaagcatg contains:
- the LOC107949511 gene encoding peptidyl-prolyl cis-trans isomerase CYP21-4, with the translated sequence MARIKPQALLQQSKKKKGPARISVITIILYSLIVVVTVFFLYATYRHWSQRSRTQIEYRQSVFKGDTDNSFVDLKKSDLPGYAILDTAKGSITVELFKDNFPEVVDQFLDLCHKGHFNGMLFRHVIKHYVIQAGDSDKLEAAEDWTLKGKHYSQLDTSLKHEAFMLGTSKKKHDNGAFELFITTAPIPDLNEKLIVFGKVVKGEDIVQEIEEVDTDEHYRPKSSIAIRSVTLKQSV